Genomic DNA from bacterium:
CCCGCCCGTGCCTTGGTAGAACGTGCGAAGCCGTCGACCGCAGCGCATGCAGTACAGAAGACCCTGCAGCAGCGCGCGCCCCTCCCGGGGGGCCGAGCCCGCACAGCCCTCCTTGGCCCGACGCGCGTTGCCGTCGACGATCCTGCAGTTCGCCTCCCAGACATCCCAGCTAACATACCCAGGATGATGGTCCGGGATCAGCACCGGCCACTGGTCCACGGGCAGCCTCTCGACACGCTGGCACACCTGGCCCTCGTCCGAGAGCGTCTGCGTGGTGTGGCTGCGGCCCCAAGCGTAGGCGCCGGCGTAGCAGGGGTGGCGCAGCACGTCCAGCGCGCGCCTGAGGTTCAGCGGCCCCCAGCTCAGCCTGCCGTCGCGGACCCCGCCGTAGGCGCGCTTCGGGAACAGCCGGCCCTCCTCGTGGAACTGGACCACGACGCCGTAGGCACTGCGCGCCTTCCTGAAGGCGTCGAAGAAGTGCCCGATCGCCTCGCGGACCTGTTCGTCGGGGTCCTGCACGATCCGGTCCTGCCTGTCGAAGCGATACCCTGCGGGCAAGGCGAAGCGCAGGGTGCCCTTGCCGGCCTTGTGCGCTTTGCCGCCGTGCAGGCGCAGATGCATCATGTGCAGCTCGGCCTGCGACATGGCCCCCTTGAACGTCAGCACCAGCTGGTCGTTGAACTGCACCGGATGGTAGCAGCCATCGTCGTCTATCAGAAGCGTGTCGCTCAGCGCGCACACCTGGAGCAGGCTGTGCCACTCGGCGTTGGAGCGGGCCAGGCGCGAGCACTCGAGGGCGAAGATGGCCCCGACGCGCTTCATCGACACGTCGAACATCATGGCCTTGAAGTCCTCGCGCTCGCTCAGGGGCTTGGCCGAGGAGGCCAGATCCCCGTCGAAGGTGCGGATCCTTTCGGGCGGCCAGCCCATCGCCATGGCTTTGGCGCGCAGGTCGTACTGGCGCTCGGTGCTTTCACGATGATGCAGCACCTGGCCGTACGTGGACTGGCGCAGGTACACGTACGCGAGTTTCTGTCGGTGCTGCTCCTGGATCTGGGTCATCATGATCGAATCTCCCCTGTTGTGAGCGAATGTCGGAACAGGCCATCGTGCACTCCAGCATGTTGGCGATGGCCTGAGCGGCGGCGGCGCGGTCGCGCGCCTGAAGGGGCGGGTCCTCGAACTCGGTTCTCATGGGGCACTCCAGTCGCTATAGACGGCAGGCGAGCGCAAGGGGCTCCTGCGCCCGCCTGAGACGGTGTGGCCCGGGAGGCTCCGGGGGACGGCGTGGGGAGCGGGTCCGTCTAGCGCTTCGGCGAGGCGGGGCCTTCGGCCAGATCCTCGGCCAGAGTCTCGACCAAGGCGGCGAGCTCAAGGAGCATGGGGATGCTCAGACTCGTCGGGTTGGCCTCGTGCTCGAGCGATTCAAGCGGGTCCGCCCGGTCGGTCCACTCGCGAAGCACCGAGAAGGAGCCTCGGTCCGTGCCGTCAAGGATCAGCGTTTCGATCCCGTTCACACGCTTGGTTTTCATGATGCGAAAACGGCGATTGCGAAAAGGATGGAAAGGGTGTTTTATGGTCGCCCACTTCCCAGAGAGTTTGGGCTTAGGTGCATTATACGATGTGTGTCGGGATTGCCCTCGAGTTCGCGGCCCTTGGCGCTGTGGTAGTCCGTGTAGAACACGAACCCCTCGACGTCGACGCCCTTGAGCAGCACCACGCGCGCGTGCGGCCGACCGCTGGCGTCCGCGGTCGCCAGGGTCATGGCGTCGGGTTGCGGCAGCTTGGCGGCCCGGGCGGCCTCGAACCAGCGCCGGAACTGCGCGACGGGCTCCGGATCGAACCCGGACGCGGTCAGCGGGGGC
This window encodes:
- a CDS encoding recombinase family protein; this encodes MMTQIQEQHRQKLAYVYLRQSTYGQVLHHRESTERQYDLRAKAMAMGWPPERIRTFDGDLASSAKPLSEREDFKAMMFDVSMKRVGAIFALECSRLARSNAEWHSLLQVCALSDTLLIDDDGCYHPVQFNDQLVLTFKGAMSQAELHMMHLRLHGGKAHKAGKGTLRFALPAGYRFDRQDRIVQDPDEQVREAIGHFFDAFRKARSAYGVVVQFHEEGRLFPKRAYGGVRDGRLSWGPLNLRRALDVLRHPCYAGAYAWGRSHTTQTLSDEGQVCQRVERLPVDQWPVLIPDHHPGYVSWDVWEANCRIVDGNARRAKEGCAGSAPREGRALLQGLLYCMRCGRRLRTFYQGTGGRYASYVCEGQRPDALARRTCRVSLSAAVADPVVERRALARLEPAQVQLAAQAWAEVERRQAAQERQWQLRVEAARYDAELAHQRYEEVDPKRRLVADSLEQAWEDALARLREAEAQRTAHRQAQPRGLDAEQKRRLMALAEDLPRLWSAPSTRAKDKKQILRLLIKDVFVERDTSPGGKAVLHVRWHGGTSEDLPVEPPLMRCDRTRYGADMIAEIRELARTRTDRQVAEHLNEQGRLSITGKPFSGKMINWVRRQHDIPGPNPKGENELTVREVAERFGIKVDMVYYWIEQGWLPARRQHPHRAWRIVLSPEKEEELWQRIKNSRMLGR